A stretch of DNA from Deinococcus multiflagellatus:
AAATGGCCGAAGCCCTCACCCGTAACGCGGCCCAGCGCCTGGGCGTGGACCTGGAGGTGCATTCCGCCGGAACCGAAGCCACGCGGGTCAAAGATGACGCTAAAACCGTGATGGCCGAACTGGGCATTGACCTGTCGACCCATATCAGCAAGACCCTCTGGGATGTGCCTGACGCACAGAACTTCGACTACGTCGTCACCGTTTGTGACAGTGCCGCTGAAGCGTGCCCGGTGTACCCCGGCAAAACCAACCGGCGTCACTACCCGTTCACGGACCCCAGTGGCGGCAGCCTGGACCGCTGGCGCACCGTACGCGACCAGCTTAAAGTCCAGTTCGATGCCTTCGTGCAGGCGCTGAAAGATGGCGAGGACGCGCCCCCCACCTACGAAGACAGTCCTGCCGTCACGGTGGCCTGAGATGACGGTGCCCC
This window harbors:
- a CDS encoding arsenate reductase ArsC → MPRVLILCTHNSARSQMAEALTRNAAQRLGVDLEVHSAGTEATRVKDDAKTVMAELGIDLSTHISKTLWDVPDAQNFDYVVTVCDSAAEACPVYPGKTNRRHYPFTDPSGGSLDRWRTVRDQLKVQFDAFVQALKDGEDAPPTYEDSPAVTVA